One stretch of Podospora bellae-mahoneyi strain CBS 112042 chromosome 2, whole genome shotgun sequence DNA includes these proteins:
- a CDS encoding hypothetical protein (EggNog:ENOG503PTM0), with product MRYLAVVLSAAAGVQAARQCSTTTGYTHRVLDARYDGPDVDKPGSDLATISVSLSSSTTPLYECVAQWPESWKGFHNVTEKLIWSDCIWTGAGSGADKSVAFAVDWNKKVVYLAHVFACSDREGTDGLATGTLPLSELDCDYTEEGSAYCIPKATSSGARPDLRISTVLAPTAPDANTASCSEISEQYQSWTLEKWHRQFVLTPGSFEPKAGTDTGPSFTLKSLGVNGVTFTCATTSAPVGPFQGECKSDVTKAAATFTFDPKLNILTVKQKWDCGDSAALETVGVGYMQGTCDRGFNSDVFTCSSEPVLIGTEAL from the exons ATGAGATACCTTGCCGTTGTGCTGTCCGCTGCCGCAGGCGTGCAAGCAGCCAGACAAtgctcaaccaccacaggGTACACCCACCGGGTACTCGATGCCCGTTACGACGGCCCAGATGTCGATAAGCCAGGCAGCGACCTTGCAACCATCTCGGTCagtctcagcagcagcacaacaCCTCTTTACGAGTGTGTAGCGCAATGGCCAGAATCATGGAAGGGTTTCCACAATGTCACGGAGAAGCTGATTTGGAGCGATTGCATCTGGACTGGTGCTGGTAGTGGGGCGGACAAGTCGGTGGCTTTTGCGGTGGATTGGAATAAGAAGGTGGTGTATCTGGCTCATGTGTTTGCCTGCAGTGATCGTGAGGG GACCGACGGCCTAGCGACTGGAACGCTCCCTCTTTCCGAGCTTGACTGTGATTACACCGAAGAGGGCAGCGCCTATTGCATCCCCAAGGCGACATCTTCAGGCGCTCGCCCTGACCTCAGAATAAGCACTGTACTTGCTCCCACGGCCCCAGACGCCAACACCGCCTCCTGCTCTGAGATCTCTGAGCAATACCAGTCATGGACACTGGAGAAGTGGCACAGACAGTTTGTCCTCACTCCTGGCAGCTTTGAGCCCAAGGCCGGAACCGATACTGGACCAAGCTTCACTCTCAAGAGCTTGGGCGTGAATGGCGTGACGTTTACTTGTGCCACTACATCTGCCCCGGTTGGTCCCTTTCAGGGGGAGTGCAAGTCGGATGTCACCAAGGCAGCAGCGACGTTCACTTTCGACCCCAAACTCAACATTTTGACTGTCAAGCAAAAGTGGGATTGTGGGGATTC TGCCGCGCTGGAGACGGTTGGCGTTGGCTACATGCAGGGTACTTGTGACAGGGGCTTCAATAGTGATGTCTTTACTTGCTCGTCCGAGCCAGTCCTGATTGGAACTGAGGCGTTATAA